The proteins below come from a single Arthrobacter caoxuetaonis genomic window:
- a CDS encoding ParA family protein, with product MRVVAVANQKGGAGKSTTVMNLAAVTAEHSKVLVVDVDPQKSVTTWAETADALPEGKQLPFDVVSETDPTMLKQMRDLDYDTIFVDTPGNLDNSEVLKAVVDNSDFVLLPSEPAALAMLPLINTYNTIVQPSGLNYRVLVTQVDSRSISDATEAQETLREYGLEVLKSYVRSYKIHERAPMTGNVATTYEASRNAEKAAGDYKDVARELLSIWVKENKG from the coding sequence ATGAGGGTCGTGGCCGTCGCCAATCAAAAAGGTGGTGCAGGTAAATCCACCACCGTGATGAACCTAGCCGCCGTTACCGCGGAGCACTCGAAGGTGCTTGTCGTGGATGTGGACCCCCAGAAGTCGGTTACGACCTGGGCTGAGACGGCTGACGCTCTTCCTGAAGGCAAGCAGCTTCCCTTCGATGTCGTCAGTGAAACTGACCCGACGATGCTCAAGCAGATGCGCGACCTCGACTACGACACCATCTTCGTCGACACCCCCGGCAACCTGGACAACTCCGAGGTCCTCAAGGCGGTCGTCGACAACTCCGACTTCGTCCTGCTGCCGAGCGAACCCGCAGCGCTGGCAATGCTCCCGCTGATCAACACGTACAACACGATCGTCCAGCCCAGCGGCCTGAACTATCGGGTCCTTGTCACCCAGGTCGATTCCAGGTCGATCAGCGATGCGACTGAAGCGCAGGAAACCCTCCGTGAGTACGGCCTGGAGGTGCTCAAGTCCTATGTCCGCTCCTACAAGATCCATGAGCGGGCACCGATGACGGGCAACGTGGCCACCACGTACGAGGCGAGCCGGAATGCCGAGAAGGCCGCCGGCGACTACAAGGACGTAGCCCGGGAGCTCCTGAGCATCTGGGTCAAAGAGAACAAGGGATAG